The following proteins are encoded in a genomic region of Phycisphaerae bacterium:
- a CDS encoding tetrathionate reductase family octaheme c-type cytochrome, whose product MSLRYCLIVTLTGLGIAGLGALGGCPPDDGVPDGNSPPDGNTPVEKTDHERFLTEVVPGGYEGPATCQICHADVAADLLESGHWQWAGASVNIVGHETETHGKRDLLNNFCIAVPSNEGRCAQCHPSYGWKDDTFDFTSTAQVDCFICHDTTGTYAKHPTDGGGGGAAALVNEGQVTVVGPDELQQVAYKVGPPTRRNCGFCHFYAGGGDNVKHGDMSSDLASPTREMDVHMGGLDFACQECHTEQNHGIAGFALHSVNEGGAAPACTRCHGDTDVHTANPPVDPLLNAHLARVACETCHIPAFARSKPTKVAWYWDTAGQDISPIPTDELGQPTYDKQKGTFVWAKGVQPEYRWHNDLWRRMIIGVSDTYTVAGTAEDPVVIAEPAATKDDADAKIYPFKKMVGRQPADTLAKRLSVPHLFGTAGGANPYWVEFDWGLALADGAAYTGIPFTGTYGFPETVMYLKVSHEVAPKEMALGCEACHGVPAFWAAVGLKDPLPGPPKPE is encoded by the coding sequence GTGTCTCTGCGATACTGCCTGATCGTCACCTTGACGGGGCTCGGCATCGCGGGGCTGGGGGCACTGGGGGGGTGTCCGCCCGACGACGGCGTGCCGGACGGGAATTCACCGCCGGATGGCAATACGCCGGTGGAAAAGACCGATCACGAACGCTTCCTGACGGAGGTTGTCCCCGGGGGGTACGAGGGGCCGGCGACATGCCAGATCTGCCATGCGGATGTGGCGGCGGACCTGCTGGAGAGCGGGCACTGGCAGTGGGCGGGGGCGTCCGTGAACATCGTCGGGCACGAAACGGAAACGCACGGCAAGCGTGATCTGCTGAACAACTTCTGCATCGCGGTACCGTCCAACGAGGGGCGCTGCGCGCAGTGCCATCCGAGCTATGGCTGGAAGGATGACACGTTCGACTTCACGAGCACGGCGCAGGTCGATTGCTTCATCTGTCACGACACAACGGGTACGTATGCCAAGCACCCGACGGATGGCGGTGGGGGTGGGGCGGCGGCGCTCGTCAACGAAGGTCAAGTAACGGTGGTCGGCCCCGACGAACTGCAGCAGGTCGCGTACAAGGTGGGGCCGCCGACGCGGCGCAACTGCGGCTTCTGTCATTTCTACGCCGGCGGGGGCGACAACGTGAAGCATGGCGACATGTCGTCCGATCTGGCCAGCCCGACGCGCGAGATGGATGTGCATATGGGCGGACTGGATTTCGCGTGCCAGGAGTGCCATACGGAACAGAATCACGGCATCGCCGGCTTTGCGCTGCATTCGGTGAACGAGGGCGGGGCGGCGCCGGCGTGCACACGCTGCCACGGGGATACCGACGTGCACACGGCGAACCCGCCGGTCGATCCGTTGCTGAACGCGCACCTGGCGCGCGTAGCCTGCGAAACGTGCCATATTCCGGCCTTCGCGCGCAGCAAGCCGACGAAGGTGGCGTGGTATTGGGATACGGCCGGCCAGGACATCAGCCCGATTCCGACGGATGAACTCGGCCAGCCGACGTACGACAAGCAGAAGGGCACGTTCGTGTGGGCGAAGGGCGTGCAGCCGGAGTATCGCTGGCACAACGACCTGTGGCGGCGGATGATCATCGGCGTGAGCGATACGTACACGGTGGCGGGTACCGCGGAAGACCCGGTGGTCATCGCCGAGCCGGCGGCGACGAAGGATGACGCGGACGCGAAAATCTACCCGTTCAAGAAAATGGTGGGCCGGCAGCCGGCGGACACGTTGGCCAAGCGGCTGAGCGTGCCGCACCTGTTTGGCACGGCCGGCGGCGCGAATCCGTATTGGGTCGAGTTTGACTGGGGGTTGGCGCTCGCGGACGGGGCGGCGTACACGGGGATTCCGTTCACCGGAACCTACGGATTCCCTGAGACCGTCATGTACCTCAAAGTCAGCCACGAGGTCGCGCCGAAGGAGATGGCGCTGGGCTGCGAGGCCTGCCACGGCGTGCCGGCGTTCTGGGCGGCCGTAGGGTTGAAGGATCCGCTGCCGGGGCCGCCGAAGCCGGAGTAA
- a CDS encoding PD40 domain-containing protein, whose product MKALSVVTGVVVMVLAPAVVGAARAQVPASQPAHDESRWLRNVRQLTSVEMGLARSGEAYFSPDAARVCFQAFPVGKEDYQIYVMNADGTGLKMISTGTGATTCSFFHPSGDKVIFGANHDDPRPPEKPGELEAKRPRGESAGAKPPAEDGHPGHGEARTQGHPGGEGGPKHGGGRGGDYAWKYYPGMEIYEYTFATGALKRLTNSDGYDAECAYSPDGKQIVFCSLREGAPAIYICDADGGNPRRITHHDGRDGGPFFSPDGQRVVYRSDREGKGNLQIFVNNIAGTAEKAITPADSFHWCPYWHPSGKWIVFTHADFRRGPNFDVYIIRDDGTDMRRVTSDAGFDGLPVFSPDGKYLMWTSTRNGLDSPQVFIAEFLGLTKDGELRVKE is encoded by the coding sequence ATGAAGGCACTGTCCGTGGTCACGGGTGTGGTGGTGATGGTTCTGGCGCCTGCGGTGGTCGGCGCGGCGCGGGCGCAGGTGCCGGCGTCTCAGCCGGCGCATGACGAGTCGCGCTGGCTGCGCAACGTGCGCCAATTGACGTCGGTGGAGATGGGCCTGGCGCGGTCGGGCGAGGCGTATTTCTCGCCTGACGCCGCGCGTGTCTGTTTTCAGGCGTTTCCAGTCGGCAAAGAGGACTACCAAATCTACGTGATGAACGCGGATGGAACGGGGCTGAAGATGATCAGCACCGGCACCGGCGCTACCACGTGCTCGTTCTTCCATCCCAGCGGGGACAAAGTGATCTTCGGGGCGAATCACGACGACCCGCGCCCGCCGGAGAAACCGGGAGAGCTGGAAGCCAAGCGGCCGCGTGGTGAAAGTGCCGGCGCAAAGCCACCGGCCGAGGACGGCCATCCGGGGCACGGCGAAGCGCGTACGCAGGGCCATCCGGGCGGCGAGGGCGGGCCGAAGCACGGCGGCGGGCGCGGCGGCGACTATGCCTGGAAGTACTACCCCGGCATGGAGATCTACGAGTACACGTTCGCGACCGGGGCACTGAAGCGCCTCACGAACAGCGACGGCTACGACGCCGAATGCGCGTATTCGCCGGACGGCAAGCAGATCGTGTTCTGCTCACTCCGTGAGGGCGCGCCGGCGATCTACATCTGCGACGCGGACGGGGGCAACCCGCGACGGATCACGCATCACGATGGGCGCGACGGCGGACCGTTCTTCAGTCCGGATGGACAGCGCGTCGTGTATCGCTCGGACCGCGAGGGAAAAGGGAACCTGCAGATCTTCGTGAACAACATCGCCGGGACGGCGGAGAAGGCGATCACGCCGGCGGATTCATTCCACTGGTGCCCGTACTGGCACCCGTCGGGCAAGTGGATCGTGTTCACGCACGCGGATTTTCGGCGCGGGCCGAATTTCGATGTTTATATCATCCGCGACGATGGGACCGACATGCGCCGCGTGACGTCGGATGCGGGGTTCGATGGCTTGCCGGTGTTCTCGCCGGACGGCAAGTACCTGATGTGGACGTCCACGCGCAATGGGCTGGATTCGCCGCAGGTGTTTATCGCGGAGTTCCTGGGGCTGACGAAGGACGGTGAGTTGCGGGTCAAGGAGTAG
- a CDS encoding PAS domain-containing protein yields MLAQAVAGLSIGLVLVDTQGRVVWLNRAAEHVLGAPRAQCVGHAVGQVLKDPQLAAFWRDAGEMEGHHMADIALRWPQRADLKANASRCYSPDGALIGRALLFCDVTDDRAVQVRLSQAVAHRLIGMAGGAADDGPPAGLTGQELRVLRLVGRGLRNDVIASEIGVSSSTVRSHLKSVYRKLALCSRAAAVSYAVRNNL; encoded by the coding sequence TTGTTGGCGCAGGCGGTGGCGGGCCTGTCGATCGGCCTGGTGCTGGTGGACACGCAGGGACGGGTGGTGTGGTTGAATCGCGCAGCCGAGCACGTCCTGGGGGCGCCGCGCGCGCAATGCGTCGGACACGCGGTCGGCCAGGTCCTGAAAGACCCGCAGTTGGCCGCGTTCTGGCGTGACGCCGGTGAAATGGAGGGGCACCACATGGCGGACATCGCGCTGCGCTGGCCGCAGCGCGCCGATCTCAAGGCCAATGCGTCGCGGTGTTACAGCCCGGACGGTGCGCTGATCGGGCGCGCGCTGCTGTTCTGTGATGTCACGGACGACCGAGCCGTGCAGGTACGGCTTTCGCAGGCGGTCGCGCACCGTCTGATCGGCATGGCGGGCGGCGCGGCGGACGACGGGCCGCCGGCGGGCCTGACCGGGCAGGAATTGCGGGTGCTGCGGTTGGTGGGGCGCGGGTTGCGCAACGATGTCATCGCCTCGGAAATCGGCGTATCGTCCTCGACGGTGCGTTCACATCTGAAGAGCGTTTACCGCAAGCTGGCGCTGTGCTCGCGCGCGGCGGCGGTGAGCTACGCGGTCCGTAACAACCTCTGA
- a CDS encoding site-specific tyrosine recombinase XerD, with product MEARPVVDAGSHPANHRRRGETPICSAAFAHALDGFRVYQNVELGLSANTVEAYRRDLLRFGEFLHRRQIDDWARLTPELVQEYLVEQSELGHKETTLARRVVALRMWLRWLHLTHQVAEDRTSLIELPKRWQRLPETLSLDRTVDLVTSPDPESPLGLRDRAILELFYASGLRVSELCGLREGDVNLDGAYLRCMGKGRKERVAPIGSKAREALERYLADLRPKLIAAGQERGRWKTPLSKSATAALPLFLSRTGGAMERTAVWLLVRREAKRQGIVGKVSPHTLRHSFATHLLEGGADLRVVQELLGHASISTTEIYTHVQTRRLQEIHARCHPRGADELGRKAGTSPPGGEFGS from the coding sequence ATGGAAGCGAGGCCAGTCGTGGACGCCGGTTCCCATCCAGCCAATCACCGCCGCCGGGGAGAGACGCCGATCTGCTCGGCGGCCTTCGCCCACGCGCTCGACGGCTTCCGCGTCTACCAGAACGTCGAACTCGGCCTGTCCGCGAACACCGTCGAAGCCTACCGCCGCGACCTGCTGCGCTTCGGCGAATTCCTGCACCGCCGGCAAATCGACGACTGGGCGAGACTGACCCCGGAGCTAGTTCAGGAATACCTCGTCGAGCAGAGCGAGCTGGGGCACAAGGAGACGACGCTCGCCCGGCGGGTGGTCGCGTTGCGCATGTGGCTGCGGTGGCTGCACCTGACGCACCAGGTCGCGGAGGACCGCACGTCGCTGATCGAGCTGCCGAAGCGCTGGCAGCGTCTGCCGGAGACGTTGAGCCTGGATCGCACGGTGGACTTGGTGACGTCGCCGGACCCGGAAAGCCCGCTGGGCTTGCGCGACCGGGCGATCCTGGAGTTGTTCTACGCATCAGGCCTGCGCGTGAGCGAGCTCTGCGGACTGCGCGAGGGCGACGTCAATCTCGACGGGGCGTACCTGCGGTGCATGGGCAAGGGACGCAAGGAGCGCGTCGCGCCGATCGGCAGCAAGGCGCGCGAGGCGCTGGAGCGTTACCTCGCCGACCTGCGCCCGAAGTTGATCGCTGCTGGCCAGGAACGCGGGCGCTGGAAGACACCGCTGTCAAAGTCGGCGACGGCCGCGTTGCCGCTGTTTCTCTCGCGCACCGGCGGCGCCATGGAGCGGACGGCAGTGTGGCTCCTCGTCCGCCGGGAGGCCAAGCGGCAGGGGATCGTCGGCAAGGTCAGCCCGCACACGCTGCGGCACAGCTTCGCGACGCATTTGCTGGAGGGCGGGGCGGATTTGCGCGTCGTGCAGGAATTGCTCGGCCACGCCAGCATCAGCACGACCGAAATCTACACGCACGTGCAAACCCGGAGATTGCAGGAAATCCATGCCCGCTGCCATCCGCGGGGTGCGGACGAGCTGGGGCGCAAGGCGGGAACGAGCCCGCCCGGGGGCGAGTTCGGCTCCTGA
- a CDS encoding OmcA/MtrC family decaheme c-type cytochrome, with protein sequence MRRSSAMLRTGVGLSIIAALSLMLGGCPGGLLEGPTGPTGPEGPTGPAGPTGATGPQGDPGLAAGDTLPDTVVTITDVSGSSPVELGGPVNVTFTIQDGSSNTIAIEELDRFSIYVSGPTEGYQRVIVPEGDLTKVTTNADGSYTYALGNLPTTYAKPVNAPSGGGGTVAAGTYTVGIEARRTFTVDGESVRKAGDATFDFAVGGATPTAREFVTQANCNICHVQMTVHGSNRFSLTGCVLCHTAGALDSAGAESIEFGEMIHKLHTGANLPRVAATADGSDPYLYEVAGFQGNVVDFSHVQFPFMPGGTGFNEQMRNCQVCHGGAAQGAEIYADANLTQARCTTCHDDLNFDSGTVLDQDNELFGTLKQTQLNNVAYRVPPGKSSDSAGVVHKFADGSCALCHGAGMTYDAEVVHVPPLSNPDNILGLKVVIDSVEGNSGDGFFAVGDAPIVTFRVLDANDDPVDMEDLWSVNFVMAGPTVNYQKILPVAGSTAAIKATSNEGVVTMTGGVPATGTGPFVYTSPAAIPATYPAPLNDSAAFTYADGWGELSGQNLKAGSYTIMVYAYRQFTLGDTTYRETSEPGLFGVRINTAGSGAAGDYPGFVTDAKCNACHGDLRFHGNGRKSVENCVMCHTAGAEDRPNVAEGQTQAPEADSIDFKIMIHKIHAARALSVVQDGGVYDLVGFGNNVADFSTAFTPVMPNGPANCVACHATDAWKTPVERNDVSIWKVACTSCHDSTATAVHVELNTLGVGQEGCAVCHGDGKTFSVERSHAVP encoded by the coding sequence ATGAGGCGCAGCTCGGCAATGTTGCGTACAGGCGTCGGATTGAGCATCATCGCGGCGCTGAGCCTGATGCTCGGCGGCTGTCCAGGCGGCCTGTTGGAGGGTCCGACGGGTCCGACGGGTCCGGAGGGTCCGACGGGGCCGGCGGGGCCGACGGGTGCAACGGGTCCGCAGGGCGATCCGGGCCTCGCAGCCGGAGATACGCTTCCGGACACGGTCGTCACCATTACGGATGTGAGTGGCAGCAGCCCGGTCGAACTCGGCGGTCCGGTGAACGTGACGTTCACGATCCAGGATGGCAGCAGCAATACGATTGCGATCGAGGAGCTCGACCGGTTCTCGATCTACGTGTCGGGGCCGACCGAGGGCTACCAGCGGGTGATCGTGCCGGAGGGCGACCTGACGAAGGTCACGACCAACGCCGACGGAAGCTACACCTACGCGCTGGGCAATCTGCCCACCACGTACGCCAAGCCCGTGAACGCGCCGTCGGGCGGCGGCGGCACCGTCGCCGCCGGTACTTACACCGTAGGAATCGAGGCACGGCGGACCTTCACCGTGGACGGTGAGAGCGTCCGCAAGGCCGGCGATGCGACGTTCGACTTCGCGGTTGGCGGCGCGACGCCGACGGCGCGCGAGTTCGTGACGCAGGCCAACTGCAACATCTGCCACGTGCAGATGACCGTGCACGGGTCCAACCGCTTCAGCCTGACCGGCTGCGTGCTCTGCCATACCGCCGGTGCGCTCGATTCCGCGGGTGCCGAGTCGATTGAATTCGGCGAGATGATTCACAAGCTGCACACCGGCGCGAATCTGCCCCGGGTCGCCGCGACGGCTGATGGCTCGGACCCTTACCTCTACGAGGTGGCCGGATTCCAGGGGAACGTGGTGGATTTCTCGCACGTGCAGTTCCCGTTCATGCCGGGCGGCACCGGCTTCAACGAGCAGATGCGGAACTGCCAAGTGTGTCACGGCGGCGCGGCGCAGGGCGCCGAGATCTACGCGGACGCGAACCTGACCCAGGCGCGCTGCACGACCTGCCACGATGACCTGAACTTCGACAGCGGGACGGTGCTCGATCAGGACAACGAGCTGTTTGGCACGTTGAAGCAGACGCAGCTGAACAACGTGGCGTACCGCGTGCCGCCGGGGAAGTCGTCGGACTCGGCTGGCGTTGTGCACAAGTTCGCGGACGGATCCTGCGCGTTGTGCCACGGTGCCGGGATGACGTACGACGCGGAGGTAGTGCACGTGCCGCCGCTGTCGAACCCCGACAACATCCTGGGCCTGAAGGTTGTGATCGACTCCGTGGAGGGCAACAGCGGCGATGGGTTCTTCGCGGTCGGAGATGCGCCGATCGTCACGTTCCGCGTACTCGATGCGAACGATGACCCCGTTGACATGGAAGATCTGTGGTCGGTGAACTTCGTCATGGCCGGTCCGACGGTGAACTACCAGAAGATCCTGCCGGTGGCGGGCTCGACGGCCGCGATCAAGGCCACCTCCAACGAGGGCGTGGTGACGATGACGGGTGGCGTGCCCGCGACGGGGACCGGACCGTTCGTGTACACCAGCCCGGCGGCGATTCCGGCGACGTATCCGGCGCCACTGAACGACTCGGCGGCGTTCACCTATGCCGACGGCTGGGGCGAGTTGAGCGGCCAGAATCTGAAGGCGGGGTCCTACACGATCATGGTGTATGCGTACCGGCAATTCACGCTTGGCGACACCACCTATCGCGAGACGTCGGAGCCAGGGTTGTTTGGCGTCCGCATCAACACCGCCGGCTCCGGCGCGGCGGGGGACTATCCGGGCTTTGTCACGGACGCGAAGTGCAACGCCTGCCACGGCGATCTCCGCTTCCACGGCAATGGCCGCAAGAGTGTTGAGAATTGTGTAATGTGCCACACGGCGGGCGCGGAGGATCGTCCGAACGTCGCCGAGGGTCAGACGCAGGCGCCCGAGGCGGATTCGATCGACTTCAAGATCATGATCCACAAGATTCACGCGGCGCGCGCGCTGAGCGTCGTGCAGGACGGAGGCGTGTACGACCTCGTCGGATTCGGCAACAACGTCGCCGACTTTTCGACAGCATTCACCCCGGTGATGCCCAACGGGCCGGCGAATTGCGTGGCGTGCCACGCGACGGATGCGTGGAAGACACCGGTGGAACGCAACGACGTCAGCATCTGGAAGGTCGCCTGCACGTCGTGCCACGACTCCACCGCGACGGCCGTGCACGTCGAGCTGAACACGCTCGGCGTGGGCCAGGAAGGCTGCGCGGTCTGCCACGGCGACGGCAAGACATTCTCGGTGGAGCGGAGCCACGCGGTTCCGTAG
- a CDS encoding NapC/NirT family cytochrome c, producing the protein MLRKGLLIGGVIVVLGVLGIGGAEYYTARPSFCGTCHIMDSYYQSWSQDVHGKKVGTWCVECHYAPGEQHTLKAKFRGLSQVASYFSGRYGTSRPRARVNDASCLRSACHGDNEYMRKPLLIGEPRVEKRLVGDQETEVTRLPTVTFVHEKHLRTELKLTETEASLAGLRQRLEQAVSPAAFEPLRVAAVQVGPAERREAKLRELVGGLARDDLLADVLEYARLEHERTRLRQLGGLNCAACHSYDPSGLAHVMAVDLETCFTCHFGNQAFNRDTGECLKCHAPPTRKILVHDQAVLASWQQQFPTTSAPGPALMDHREIVDRKIDCASCHLDVIQGAAVVSERTCTNCHDQEKYLVDFATRDTETVARYHQTHVAGQWARCVDCHRAIEHKLIDATHVGTSAGFLQPILDDCQHCHPNHHHEQVELLMGIGGTGALRPMPNAMFGSRLNCTGCHIKPAVDLKGDALVKASEATCIACHGSDYERLFEQWRSEIATYVQEAEAALVRVDQRIADLQARGIELPADIETRITPARQNVQFIKAGNGIHNKNYALYLLDLSVRDLDDVMGQLTRE; encoded by the coding sequence GTGCTGCGCAAGGGGTTGCTCATCGGCGGCGTGATCGTCGTGCTGGGGGTGTTGGGCATCGGGGGGGCGGAGTACTACACGGCACGGCCGAGTTTCTGCGGGACATGCCACATCATGGACTCCTACTACCAGTCGTGGAGCCAGGATGTGCATGGCAAGAAGGTGGGGACGTGGTGCGTGGAGTGTCATTACGCGCCGGGCGAGCAGCACACGCTCAAGGCGAAGTTCAGGGGGCTGTCGCAGGTCGCCAGTTACTTCAGCGGGCGCTACGGCACGAGCCGGCCACGGGCGCGCGTCAATGACGCAAGTTGCCTGAGGTCGGCTTGTCATGGCGACAACGAGTACATGCGCAAGCCGCTCTTGATCGGCGAGCCGCGCGTGGAGAAACGCCTGGTCGGCGATCAGGAGACGGAGGTCACTCGTCTGCCGACGGTCACATTCGTGCATGAAAAGCACCTGCGGACGGAGCTGAAGCTGACGGAGACCGAGGCGTCACTCGCGGGCCTGCGGCAACGGCTCGAGCAGGCGGTGTCACCGGCGGCTTTCGAGCCGCTGCGCGTCGCGGCGGTGCAGGTGGGGCCGGCGGAACGGCGTGAGGCAAAGTTGCGCGAGCTGGTGGGGGGTCTGGCGCGAGACGACCTGCTGGCGGACGTACTGGAGTACGCGCGGCTGGAGCACGAGCGGACGCGTCTGCGGCAATTGGGGGGGCTCAACTGCGCTGCGTGCCACAGCTACGATCCGTCGGGGCTGGCGCACGTGATGGCGGTGGACCTGGAGACGTGCTTCACGTGCCACTTCGGCAACCAGGCGTTCAATCGCGACACGGGTGAATGCCTGAAGTGCCACGCGCCGCCGACGCGCAAGATTCTCGTCCACGATCAGGCGGTGCTGGCGAGCTGGCAGCAGCAGTTTCCGACCACGTCGGCCCCGGGGCCGGCGCTGATGGACCACCGCGAAATCGTGGACCGCAAGATCGACTGCGCGAGCTGTCACCTGGACGTGATCCAGGGCGCGGCGGTCGTGTCGGAACGCACGTGCACGAACTGCCACGATCAAGAGAAGTATCTGGTGGATTTCGCGACGCGCGACACCGAGACGGTGGCGCGGTATCACCAGACGCACGTCGCGGGTCAGTGGGCCCGGTGCGTGGACTGTCACCGGGCGATCGAGCATAAGCTGATCGATGCGACGCACGTCGGGACGAGCGCGGGGTTCCTGCAGCCCATTCTCGATGATTGCCAGCATTGCCACCCGAACCATCACCACGAGCAGGTCGAGCTGCTCATGGGGATCGGCGGCACCGGCGCGCTGCGGCCGATGCCGAATGCGATGTTCGGCTCGCGGCTGAATTGCACGGGCTGCCACATCAAGCCGGCGGTCGATCTGAAGGGCGACGCGCTCGTGAAGGCGTCGGAGGCGACGTGCATCGCGTGTCACGGCAGTGACTACGAGCGGTTGTTCGAGCAGTGGCGCAGCGAGATCGCGACGTACGTGCAGGAAGCGGAGGCGGCGCTGGTACGTGTCGATCAGCGGATCGCGGATCTGCAGGCGCGCGGCATCGAGCTGCCGGCGGACATCGAGACGCGGATTACGCCCGCCCGACAAAATGTGCAGTTCATCAAGGCGGGCAACGGGATCCACAACAAGAACTACGCGCTGTATCTGCTCGATCTGAGCGTGCGCGACCTGGATGACGTGATGGGGCAGTTGACGCGGGAGTGA
- a CDS encoding serpin family protein, whose translation MSTRRSPVVTFFGLTVAFCGCSAAVTAEPPGKLVKADVPRAAPEVGRPALQELAQGNTAFGLELYAQVRGQPGNLAVSPLSISVALAMTYAGARGETATQMQRTLHLPAEDPHAAMNTLVQRLLATPPGVEPGDPRPKPPRLDIVNQLFAQEGDSFEAPFLESLARDYGAGVRLLDFRQADAAAQAINDWISQRTEKRIQNLVSPADVRAASLTLANAIYFKAKWNLPFAKGATRAQPFKPLDGSEVSVPTMSQTATFRHAAGDAVQAVELLYARSSLAMLLLVPDAGQFTSFEQRLTPNAIQSLVDQLKQKALRLSVPKWTVRAKFRLNDALSTLGMPAAFDPACADFTGMSPQNLWIGAALHEAFVRVDEEGTEAAAATALPEAKSEEPRGVLELKIDRPFLFVIRDTQTGTILFLGRVVDPRG comes from the coding sequence ATGAGCACGCGTAGAAGTCCCGTTGTGACGTTCTTCGGGCTGACGGTTGCCTTTTGCGGCTGCTCCGCGGCTGTGACGGCCGAGCCTCCGGGCAAGCTGGTCAAGGCCGATGTACCGCGGGCGGCGCCGGAGGTCGGCAGGCCCGCTCTCCAGGAGCTTGCGCAGGGCAACACCGCATTCGGGCTGGAGCTTTACGCCCAGGTACGCGGCCAGCCGGGCAACCTGGCCGTCTCGCCGCTGAGCATCTCGGTCGCGCTGGCGATGACGTACGCCGGGGCGCGCGGCGAAACGGCGACTCAGATGCAGCGCACGCTGCATTTGCCGGCCGAAGACCCGCACGCGGCGATGAACACGCTCGTGCAGCGCTTGCTGGCGACTCCCCCTGGCGTGGAGCCCGGCGACCCGAGACCGAAGCCTCCGCGACTGGACATCGTCAACCAGCTCTTTGCCCAGGAAGGTGACTCGTTCGAGGCTCCGTTTCTCGAATCGTTGGCCCGCGACTATGGGGCCGGCGTGCGGCTGCTGGACTTCCGCCAGGCAGACGCCGCGGCCCAGGCCATCAACGACTGGATCAGCCAGCGGACGGAAAAGCGCATTCAGAACCTCGTGTCGCCCGCCGATGTGCGCGCGGCGTCGCTGACGCTGGCTAACGCCATCTACTTCAAGGCGAAATGGAACTTGCCGTTTGCGAAAGGCGCGACGCGCGCCCAGCCCTTCAAGCCGCTGGACGGCAGTGAAGTCTCCGTGCCCACCATGTCGCAAACCGCGACATTCCGCCACGCGGCCGGGGACGCTGTGCAGGCCGTCGAGCTGCTTTACGCCCGGTCGTCGCTGGCCATGTTGCTGCTCGTGCCCGACGCGGGCCAGTTCACCTCCTTTGAGCAGCGCCTCACGCCCAACGCGATCCAGAGTCTGGTTGACCAGTTGAAGCAGAAAGCGCTCCGGCTGAGCGTGCCCAAGTGGACCGTCCGCGCAAAATTCCGTCTGAATGACGCGCTCAGCACGCTGGGCATGCCGGCGGCGTTCGATCCCGCCTGCGCGGACTTCACCGGCATGAGCCCGCAGAACCTCTGGATCGGCGCGGCGTTGCATGAGGCGTTCGTGCGGGTGGATGAGGAGGGCACGGAGGCAGCGGCGGCGACAGCGTTGCCCGAGGCGAAATCGGAGGAGCCCCGTGGCGTCCTGGAACTGAAGATCGATCGCCCGTTTCTGTTCGTCATCCGCGACACGCAGACCGGGACAATTCTGTTCCTGGGGCGCGTGGTAGACCCGCGCGGTTAG